The following DNA comes from Amycolatopsis albispora.
TTCGCCGGAGTACCGGGAGCTGATGGTGCGGTGGTTCCAGTACGGCGTGTTCTGCCCGCTGTTCCGGCTGCACGGGGTGCGGGATCCGCGGGTGCCGTTCGGGCCGGAGATGACCGGCGGGCCGAACGAGGTGTGGAGCTACGGCGAGGAGGCGGGTGAGCTGATCGCGGCGTCGTTGTGGTTGCGCGAGCGGATCCGGCCGTACCTGATGACGCAGATGCGGGCCGCGCACGAGCACGGCACGCCGCCGATGCGGCCGCTGTTCACCGAGTTCCCGGACGACGCGGCGGCCTGGGAGGTGGACGACCAGTTCCTGCTGGGCCCGGACCTGCTGGTCGCGCCGGTGCTGCACGCCGGGGCCCGGTCGCGCTCGGTCTACCTGCCCAGTGGCGCGACCTGGACCGACGCGTGGACCGGCGAGGTCGCCTCGGGCGGCCTGGTGGCGGCGCCGCTCGACCGCATCCCGTTGTTCCTGCGTGACGGAGCGAAGTTGCCGATCGCGGGGTGATCCGCCGGCGTTCCGGGCACGTAGGAACGGGTATGGCGTGGCGAGTGGCGAACGCACTGGAGGCACTGCTGGCGCAGCTGGACGCGCTGGCCCCGAACCGCAGCCGGGTCAGCGACGGCTCGATCGGGGACACCTCGCACCAGAACCGCAGCAGCGACCACAACCCGTGGTACGGGCCCGGAATCGTGACGGCGCGGGACTTCACGCACGACCCCGGCGGCGGGCTCGACTGCCGCTGGCTCGCCGCGCGGCTGGTCGAGGTGCGCGACCGGCGGATCAAGTACGTCATCTGGGACCGGCGGATCGTGGACTCGCGGATCAGCCCGTGGGTGTGGCGGCCGTACCACGGGCCCAATCCGCACACCGGCCACCTGCATCTTTCGGTGCTGCCGGACCCGTCCTGCGACGACGTCACCCCGTGGGACCTCGGCGTCCCGGTTTCCGACCACTTCGAGGAGCAGAGCGTGGAACTGACCGCGGGCACCTTCGTGTCCAAGACCCTGGTGTGCCCGTCCGTGGCCGCCGACCTGGTGATCAGCCTGGGGTTCGTTTCGTTCACCGTGCACCACGTGAAGTTCTTCGGTGCCACGCCGGAGTCCGGGGCCGCGGAACTGGCTTCTCACGGTGAACAGTTCGTGGACCCGGCGCGGCCCTATGTGCTGCCGGTACCGGCGGGGGCGCTCACCGCCGAAATCCTCTACACGCTCCCGGTTGTCACTCCGCAGCACACGGCGGTCGCCGCTTTCCGCTGATTTGTTCAGCGTCGGCTGAGCACCACCAACGGGATTTCCCGGTCGGTTTTGGCGCGATAGGAACGGTAGGTGGGAAAGAGTTCCACCATCATTTCCCACAGCCGGTCCCGTTCGGCGCCTTCGGCGGGCCGGGCGTCGGCCTCGAAAACGTCGGAGCCGACCTGCACGGTGACCGCCGGGTCGGCGGTCAGGTTCAGGTACCAGGCGGGGTGCCGGGCCGCGCC
Coding sequences within:
- a CDS encoding nitroreductase family deazaflavin-dependent oxidoreductase; the protein is MAEPTDSPTKWVAQHVQRYLETGGEQGGVFHGVPALLLTTRGRKSGQLRRTALYYGEDNGRYVVVASNGGAARHPAWYLNLTADPAVTVQVGSDVFEADARPAEGAERDRLWEMMVELFPTYRSYRAKTDREIPLVVLSRR